In Luteolibacter sp. Y139, the following proteins share a genomic window:
- the queC gene encoding 7-cyano-7-deazaguanine synthase QueC, whose amino-acid sequence MKTVVLLSGGMDSVTAFYEVRRQHEVVAALSFDYGSKHNACEIPFAKLHAERAGVPHRTIDLGFMNDCFASDLLKSGGDIPDGHYAEENMKRTVVPFRNGIMLAVACGFAESVEADALAIAAHSGDHAIYPDCREPFMQGMAAAMEAGTYARIQLLRPFIAMDKTAIARRGVELGIDFAETWSCYKGGEIHCGTCGTCVERREAFLLAELPDPTAYLATPEIPEAP is encoded by the coding sequence ATGAAAACGGTCGTGCTGCTCAGTGGTGGAATGGATTCCGTCACCGCGTTTTATGAGGTGCGTCGCCAGCACGAGGTCGTGGCGGCGCTGTCATTCGACTACGGGTCGAAGCACAACGCCTGCGAGATTCCGTTTGCGAAGTTGCATGCCGAGCGTGCCGGAGTGCCGCATCGGACGATCGACCTTGGTTTCATGAATGACTGCTTCGCCTCCGATCTGCTGAAGAGCGGCGGCGACATTCCGGATGGCCACTACGCCGAGGAAAACATGAAGCGCACCGTGGTGCCGTTTCGCAATGGCATCATGCTGGCCGTTGCCTGCGGCTTTGCGGAGAGCGTGGAGGCGGATGCGCTGGCGATTGCGGCGCACTCAGGGGATCACGCGATCTATCCGGACTGCCGGGAGCCCTTCATGCAGGGTATGGCGGCCGCGATGGAGGCGGGGACGTATGCGCGCATCCAGCTGCTGCGGCCATTCATCGCGATGGACAAGACGGCCATCGCACGGCGTGGCGTGGAGCTGGGGATCGACTTCGCCGAGACGTGGTCGTGCTACAAGGGCGGCGAAATCCACTGCGGGACCTGCGGCACGTGTGTGGAGCGGCGTGAAGCGTTTCTGTTAGCCGAGCTGCCGGATCCGACAGCTTATTTGGCGACGCCGGAGATTCCCGAGGCACCTTGA
- the queF gene encoding preQ(1) synthase has translation MPKSPDEAKLETFPNCRPGRKFWITLDCPEFSSLCPVTGQPDTAHLVIRYVPGERCVETKSLKFYMASYRNLPAFNEEIVNRVLDDLVAAMEPVEITVSGKFGARGGIQLTCEASHPEA, from the coding sequence CTGCCGAAAAGCCCGGACGAGGCGAAGCTGGAGACGTTTCCGAATTGCCGGCCAGGCCGGAAGTTCTGGATCACGCTGGATTGCCCGGAGTTCTCCTCGCTGTGCCCGGTGACCGGCCAGCCGGATACCGCGCACCTCGTGATCCGCTACGTGCCGGGCGAGCGCTGCGTGGAGACGAAGTCGCTGAAGTTCTACATGGCGTCCTATCGCAATCTGCCGGCTTTCAATGAGGAGATCGTGAACCGCGTGCTGGATGATCTGGTCGCGGCGATGGAGCCGGTTGAGATCACCGTAAGTGGAAAGTTCGGTGCGCGTGGCGGGATCCAGCTCACGTGTGAAGCAAGCCATCCCGAGGCATGA
- a CDS encoding phage regulatory CII family protein gives MESHEVLRNAFSKTSPKAVASDLGISLSLVYKWAEKQSDDGSGSRNPLDRLLKIIELSDDLRIVEWICQQSGGYFVRNPKSSSQKAYQVLPATNEIVGQFSALLQEISTAALDHSITKQEAKDIRECWDKLKSYAEGFVRCCEEGDYDQMLHIPKPSEGPPRYQVK, from the coding sequence ATGGAAAGCCACGAAGTCCTCCGCAACGCGTTCTCCAAAACCAGCCCGAAGGCGGTTGCCTCGGACTTGGGGATCTCCCTCTCACTCGTTTACAAGTGGGCGGAGAAGCAAAGCGACGACGGCAGTGGCAGCCGCAATCCCCTCGACCGGCTCCTTAAGATCATCGAGCTGAGCGACGACCTCCGCATCGTCGAGTGGATCTGCCAGCAGAGCGGCGGTTACTTCGTGCGGAACCCCAAGAGCTCCAGCCAGAAGGCCTACCAAGTCCTGCCGGCCACCAACGAAATCGTCGGCCAGTTTTCCGCGCTCCTTCAGGAGATCTCCACGGCCGCGCTCGATCACTCCATCACCAAACAAGAGGCGAAGGACATCCGCGAATGCTGGGACAAGCTGAAGAGCTACGCCGAAGGGTTTGTCCGTTGTTGCGAGGAAGGCGACTACGACCAGATGCTGCACATCCCGAAGCCTTCCGAAGGCCCGCCGCGGTATCAGGTGAAGTAA
- a CDS encoding beta strand repeat-containing protein encodes MKNPFRTTSPVGRTALLATALTVGISLNPASAANITWDGGVGGTGTDFGTAVNWNGDVLPSVSTPDTAQFTGAVSGALNLAYSNTAFAGAAGNTGINLELTSTQLDAVSIDSGSNTGSLRMNNLTIGSGAGAFSLGNGANTFNITLGGAGGQTHTWTNNSANGVTVGSDVVFGLGGGGSHTLALAGSGNFTFSNAMGSLALATTKSGTGTAVMSSVGTGAITAAGGTLRLSGTAGTNTTNANFRVGTVTNTAARLEIVAGTNITNRLNLFIGDAGGGTGGGAVYQTGGTLTLTQAAGVDNLRIGSNAGGYGYYSISGGSLTANEIGLGASLADTTGVVDVSSSGTVTTSGWIAMGRGSATSSGLLNLTGGTVNAARIDMNWGTSATAQSVLNVAGGNVNLSGAGTGLNLASASTTAGVQGVANLLTGGTLTTTIVQASQANQVTALNFDGGTLKAGATNSGANFLNSAGIDRVNVMAGGGTIDNNGTAIGIGNALVAPDGQGVSGTTVAVASGGSGYTGAPMVKFSGGTGTGATGYAVITGGVVTSIVMTSAGTGYTAGDTLTATFVGGGAATAATNVTGIAVAANTSGGMTFIGSGTTTLTGANTYTGNTTISAGTLQIGNGGATGSLSTSSAIIANGTLAFNQSDTVTQGTDFSGSAITGTGIVANLGAGALVLNTANNYGGGTTIGVNAGASVIQATASGALGSGLVFVAGNGGTNRLEVSGGITLNNSFAINGKGNGAGQAASLLNVSGSNSINGTVTVQTGGTDTTIQSDSGLLTLGHATSLTTNASSARTVSLGGSGAIAVTGAIVDNAGNAAGTVGITKTGSGTLTLSGSSTYTGATTVSAGTLYVYGSLGNTAVSVTGGTLGGSGSIAGTVSVSGTGSLAAGNSIESLTTGALTMGSGTTFVYEAANNGSTGADLVAVGGTLSLTGVTLDLSGANLSAGSWLIGDKLTLMSYSGAGITSGFTGFDDDTVYTYGANQWRFDYNDAFAGSNFAADAAGTSFVTMTAVPEPGAALIGSFGMLALLRRRRK; translated from the coding sequence ATGAAAAACCCATTTCGAACCACTTCTCCGGTGGGTCGTACTGCTCTGCTTGCCACCGCGCTGACGGTGGGTATTTCCCTGAATCCTGCGTCGGCTGCGAACATCACCTGGGATGGTGGCGTTGGTGGGACTGGCACGGATTTCGGCACTGCCGTCAATTGGAACGGCGATGTATTGCCGAGCGTTTCGACGCCAGATACGGCGCAGTTCACCGGTGCCGTGTCCGGAGCGCTGAATCTGGCTTACAGCAACACCGCCTTTGCCGGTGCCGCGGGCAATACGGGCATCAATCTCGAGCTTACTTCAACGCAGCTCGATGCGGTGAGCATCGACTCCGGTTCCAACACCGGGTCGCTGCGCATGAACAATCTCACGATTGGCAGCGGAGCGGGTGCCTTCTCCCTGGGGAACGGCGCGAATACCTTCAACATTACCCTCGGTGGAGCGGGTGGCCAGACGCACACGTGGACGAACAATTCGGCGAACGGCGTGACCGTGGGTTCCGATGTGGTCTTCGGACTCGGCGGCGGTGGAAGCCATACGCTGGCTTTGGCGGGATCGGGCAATTTCACATTTAGCAACGCGATGGGGTCGCTGGCGCTGGCCACGACCAAGAGCGGCACGGGCACTGCGGTGATGTCCAGCGTGGGCACGGGGGCGATTACCGCCGCGGGCGGAACGCTGCGTCTCAGCGGCACGGCGGGCACCAATACGACCAACGCGAACTTCCGGGTCGGCACCGTGACGAATACCGCGGCGCGTTTGGAAATCGTTGCAGGGACCAACATCACCAACCGCCTCAACCTTTTCATCGGCGACGCGGGTGGTGGCACCGGTGGTGGTGCGGTGTATCAGACTGGCGGCACCTTGACCCTGACCCAGGCGGCGGGCGTCGATAACCTTCGCATTGGCTCGAATGCCGGCGGCTACGGCTATTATAGTATTTCCGGCGGCTCGCTGACCGCGAATGAAATCGGGCTCGGCGCGAGCCTCGCCGATACGACGGGGGTCGTGGATGTTTCGTCTTCAGGCACGGTCACCACCAGCGGCTGGATCGCGATGGGCCGCGGCAGTGCGACCAGCTCGGGTCTGCTCAATCTCACCGGCGGCACGGTCAATGCGGCGCGCATCGACATGAACTGGGGGACCAGTGCCACGGCGCAGTCGGTGCTGAATGTCGCGGGTGGCAATGTGAACCTGAGTGGCGCGGGCACGGGTCTCAACCTGGCCAGCGCCAGCACCACGGCCGGTGTGCAAGGTGTCGCCAACTTGCTGACGGGCGGCACGCTGACGACGACCATCGTCCAAGCCAGCCAGGCCAATCAGGTGACCGCGCTCAATTTCGACGGCGGCACACTCAAGGCGGGCGCAACCAACTCGGGCGCCAACTTCCTCAACAGTGCGGGCATCGACCGGGTCAATGTGATGGCCGGCGGTGGCACGATTGATAACAACGGCACCGCGATTGGCATCGGTAATGCGCTGGTTGCGCCGGATGGCCAAGGCGTGAGCGGTACGACGGTCGCGGTGGCCAGCGGCGGCAGCGGCTATACGGGCGCGCCGATGGTGAAGTTCTCCGGCGGCACCGGCACCGGTGCGACCGGTTATGCGGTGATAACCGGTGGCGTGGTCACCAGCATCGTGATGACCAGCGCGGGCACCGGCTACACGGCGGGCGACACGCTGACAGCGACCTTTGTCGGCGGTGGCGCGGCGACCGCGGCAACGAATGTCACGGGCATCGCGGTCGCCGCGAACACCAGCGGCGGGATGACCTTCATCGGTAGCGGCACGACGACGCTCACCGGCGCGAACACCTACACTGGCAACACCACGATTAGCGCGGGCACGCTGCAGATCGGCAATGGCGGCGCCACCGGTTCGCTGTCCACCTCCAGCGCGATCATCGCGAATGGAACGCTGGCCTTCAACCAGAGCGACACCGTCACGCAGGGAACGGATTTCAGCGGCTCGGCCATCACTGGCACGGGCATCGTGGCCAATCTCGGGGCCGGTGCGCTGGTGCTGAACACCGCCAACAACTACGGCGGTGGCACGACCATCGGTGTGAACGCCGGAGCTTCCGTGATCCAAGCGACCGCGAGCGGTGCGTTGGGAAGCGGCTTGGTCTTCGTCGCGGGGAACGGTGGCACCAATCGCCTCGAGGTGAGCGGTGGCATCACGCTGAACAATAGTTTCGCGATCAACGGCAAGGGCAATGGTGCGGGGCAGGCGGCGAGCTTGCTGAACGTATCCGGCAGCAACTCCATCAATGGCACGGTGACCGTGCAAACCGGCGGCACCGACACCACCATTCAATCGGATTCGGGCCTGCTCACGCTGGGTCATGCAACCTCGCTCACCACGAACGCCAGCAGTGCCCGGACGGTTTCGCTCGGGGGTAGCGGTGCCATCGCGGTCACGGGTGCGATTGTCGACAATGCAGGCAACGCGGCCGGCACGGTGGGCATCACCAAGACCGGCTCGGGCACGCTCACGCTTTCCGGCAGCAGCACCTACACCGGGGCGACCACGGTTTCCGCCGGGACGCTCTATGTGTATGGCTCGCTTGGGAATACCGCCGTGAGTGTCACGGGTGGCACGCTCGGAGGTTCCGGCAGCATCGCTGGCACCGTGTCGGTTTCCGGCACCGGCAGCCTGGCGGCCGGTAACTCGATCGAAAGCCTGACGACCGGCGCGCTGACGATGGGCAGCGGAACGACCTTTGTCTATGAGGCGGCCAACAATGGCAGCACCGGCGCGGATCTGGTGGCCGTAGGCGGCACCCTGTCGCTGACCGGTGTGACGCTCGACCTCTCGGGCGCGAATCTTTCCGCGGGCTCTTGGCTGATCGGCGACAAGCTCACGCTGATGAGTTACTCCGGAGCCGGTATCACCAGCGGCTTCACCGGCTTCGACGATGACACGGTGTATACCTATGGGGCGAACCAATGGCGCTTCGACTACAACGATGCATTCGCTGGCAGCAACTTCGCCGCGGATGCGGCAGGGACCTCATTCGTCACCATGACCGCGGTGCCGGAGCCGGGTGCTGCCCTGATCGGCAGCTTCGGGATGCTCGCGCTGCTGCGTCGCCGGCGGAAGTAA
- the dusB gene encoding tRNA dihydrouridine synthase DusB: MLPWFQNGAFPLYLAPMAGVTDVVFRQICKELGADVMVTEFVSAEGIMQADDRTRKYTEFTEEQRPVGVQLFGGDGERMGEAAKKIIGWKQPDFIDINFGCPVNKVVSKNGGSSLLKDCPTLASVAAGVKKGVGDEVPVTAKMRIGWDDKTINAVEVCRILEDCGMEAIAVHGRTRSQGYSGEANWEVIDACARAVKIPVIGNGDISTGADLERRKRETAVSGVMIGRAAMQNPWVFREAKHFLQTGEALPPVPLEDRWALVLRHCQLAVNSARYGAEKHAMMSMRARLMAYCKGFPGAKELRQRLAQVQSVVEVEDIAALSLATAADMAAVSAL; encoded by the coding sequence GTGCTCCCTTGGTTCCAAAACGGCGCGTTTCCCCTCTATCTGGCCCCCATGGCCGGGGTCACGGACGTGGTTTTTCGCCAGATCTGCAAGGAACTCGGCGCGGACGTGATGGTCACCGAGTTCGTCTCGGCTGAGGGCATCATGCAGGCCGACGACCGGACGCGGAAATACACCGAATTCACCGAGGAACAGCGCCCCGTCGGTGTTCAGCTGTTCGGTGGCGACGGCGAGCGCATGGGCGAGGCCGCCAAGAAGATCATCGGCTGGAAGCAGCCCGACTTCATCGACATCAACTTCGGCTGCCCGGTCAACAAGGTCGTATCGAAGAACGGCGGCTCCTCCCTCCTGAAGGATTGCCCCACCCTCGCCTCGGTCGCGGCCGGGGTGAAAAAGGGCGTCGGCGACGAGGTCCCCGTCACCGCCAAGATGCGGATCGGTTGGGATGACAAGACCATCAATGCCGTCGAAGTCTGCCGCATCCTCGAGGACTGCGGCATGGAAGCGATCGCCGTCCACGGCCGCACCCGCTCGCAGGGCTACTCCGGCGAGGCGAACTGGGAAGTCATCGACGCCTGCGCCCGGGCGGTGAAAATCCCTGTCATCGGCAATGGCGACATCTCCACCGGCGCCGACCTCGAACGCCGCAAGCGCGAAACCGCCGTCTCCGGCGTCATGATCGGCCGCGCCGCCATGCAAAACCCCTGGGTCTTCCGCGAAGCCAAGCACTTCCTCCAAACCGGCGAAGCCCTCCCCCCCGTCCCGCTGGAAGACCGCTGGGCCCTGGTCCTCCGGCACTGCCAGCTGGCGGTGAACAGCGCCCGCTACGGCGCCGAAAAGCACGCCATGATGTCCATGCGCGCCCGGCTGATGGCCTACTGCAAGGGCTTCCCCGGTGCCAAGGAGTTGCGTCAGCGGCTGGCCCAAGTCCAGTCGGTCGTCGAAGTCGAAGACATCGCAGCCCTGTCGCTCGCCACGGCGGCAGATATGGCGGCCGTTTCGGCGTTATAA